A single genomic interval of Candidatus Effluviviaceae Genus V sp. harbors:
- a CDS encoding T9SS type A sorting domain-containing protein: MRNVSFVAVACLVLFAGLAMADPSGNNVVLNEVYPNPSGNYDGAEFIELHNPTGSAIDISGWVLAGTEYAETCGGEDRWQFPAGTSIPAGGYVVVAKDGADGDDGFFEEFGFYPDFEMFDPSFQYDDDSALVDNLTLLDDDPATYYTDEITLVGGNGYGVQCGGYSNADVVYLYTSATLLTLVDLVEYADMDICTSDPCPGDDGADDNAFPEIPFLGNTIGRDASGTDSDASIDDWTLQAPTPGAVNVLNTPPWIRDVRYSPIPPTGGTPTEISATISDDGVIDSVMVYYNVDDTGWARVFASSPDSVYTGSVPAQMAGSQVKYYVRAVDDFGAGINYPAEGQNDPYQYSVGYTSVYNVQFVGAGGDTSPLVGQAVNIRGIVTAGDDAFGSSNFYLHEGTGPFKGVKCYAPGYDGDILEGDDVTICGQVTEYYNETEIYLHFAEALVVHSSDNPTYGFTEITTAQANSLSVEAERYEGQLCQFNDVTVTYEPNTYGEWRVRDSSGEDAWVGDYGFYYYEPEVLDELSELRGILMYSYSDYKLEPRSDDDIVGPPTVGTVRYTPVAPEAGETITVTCIAADDVAVTTATLYYALSSSGPFTGVPMSEVTRYEGTWTADIGPFSGGDRVYYYVEVSDGQMDGRVPSAGSYSLYVGLLDIADIQTVPAGEDTSSLKGLAANIQGVVTVAPGEFSDYNWYVQDASGAWNGILVYDRTGSLSFERGDEVLLSGQVDEYFGETEFALHFPEAAELVTSRATIPDPTSIATGLLQNVVSGEQYEGVLVYAEDCTVEDDDLGYGEWAITNGAPADTCRVDDLGSYDYVPTIGDNVYVIGVVQYSYGDYKIQPRDNADIAANPAGIDDGLSAARFDLSQNAPNPFNPITEIAFSVPRETDVELAIYDVTGRRVATLVDGTLEGGVHRAVWNGRGDTGEQVASGVYFYRLTAGGEMVSRKMVLLK; this comes from the coding sequence ATGAGGAACGTGTCTTTCGTGGCCGTTGCGTGTCTCGTGCTCTTTGCGGGGCTCGCGATGGCGGATCCCTCAGGCAACAACGTCGTTCTGAACGAGGTCTATCCCAATCCCTCGGGAAACTACGACGGCGCCGAGTTCATTGAGCTCCACAACCCGACCGGCTCCGCGATCGACATCAGCGGGTGGGTGCTGGCCGGTACGGAGTACGCTGAGACCTGCGGCGGCGAGGACCGCTGGCAGTTCCCCGCCGGCACATCGATCCCGGCCGGCGGCTACGTCGTCGTGGCGAAGGACGGGGCCGACGGCGACGACGGTTTCTTCGAGGAGTTCGGTTTTTATCCGGACTTCGAGATGTTCGATCCGTCGTTCCAGTACGACGATGACAGCGCTCTCGTCGACAACCTGACGCTGCTCGATGACGACCCCGCCACGTACTACACGGACGAGATCACGCTCGTCGGCGGGAACGGCTACGGCGTCCAGTGCGGCGGTTACTCGAACGCGGACGTCGTCTACCTCTACACATCCGCGACGCTCCTCACACTCGTCGACCTCGTCGAGTACGCCGACATGGACATCTGCACGTCCGACCCCTGCCCGGGCGACGACGGCGCCGACGACAACGCCTTCCCCGAGATTCCCTTCCTCGGCAACACGATCGGCCGCGACGCCAGCGGCACCGACTCGGACGCGAGCATCGACGACTGGACGCTCCAGGCGCCGACGCCGGGCGCGGTCAACGTGCTGAACACGCCGCCGTGGATCCGTGACGTGCGCTACTCGCCGATCCCGCCGACCGGCGGCACGCCGACCGAGATCAGCGCGACCATCAGTGACGACGGCGTCATCGACTCGGTCATGGTGTACTACAACGTCGACGACACAGGATGGGCGCGCGTCTTCGCCAGCTCGCCCGACTCGGTCTATACGGGGAGCGTCCCGGCGCAGATGGCCGGTTCGCAGGTCAAGTACTACGTCCGTGCGGTCGACGACTTCGGCGCGGGGATCAACTACCCGGCCGAGGGTCAGAACGACCCGTACCAGTACTCGGTGGGCTACACGTCGGTCTACAACGTGCAGTTCGTCGGGGCCGGCGGCGACACCTCGCCGCTCGTCGGCCAGGCCGTCAACATCCGCGGCATCGTCACCGCGGGCGACGACGCCTTCGGGAGCAGCAACTTCTATCTCCACGAAGGCACCGGTCCGTTCAAGGGTGTCAAGTGCTATGCGCCCGGCTACGACGGCGACATTCTCGAGGGAGACGACGTCACCATCTGCGGTCAGGTGACCGAGTACTACAACGAGACCGAGATCTACCTGCACTTCGCGGAAGCGCTCGTCGTGCACTCGAGCGACAACCCGACGTACGGGTTCACCGAGATCACCACGGCGCAGGCCAACTCGCTCTCGGTCGAGGCCGAGCGCTACGAGGGCCAGCTGTGCCAGTTCAACGACGTGACCGTGACGTACGAGCCGAACACGTACGGCGAGTGGCGCGTGCGTGACTCGTCCGGTGAGGACGCGTGGGTCGGCGACTACGGCTTCTACTACTACGAGCCCGAGGTCCTCGACGAGCTGTCCGAGCTCAGGGGCATCCTGATGTACAGCTACAGCGACTACAAGCTGGAGCCCAGGAGCGACGACGACATCGTCGGTCCTCCCACCGTCGGTACCGTGCGGTACACGCCGGTGGCGCCCGAGGCGGGCGAGACCATCACCGTCACGTGCATCGCCGCGGACGACGTCGCTGTGACGACGGCCACCCTCTACTACGCGCTCTCGTCGTCGGGTCCCTTCACGGGCGTTCCGATGTCCGAGGTGACGCGCTACGAGGGTACCTGGACGGCCGATATCGGTCCCTTCTCCGGCGGCGACCGCGTCTACTACTACGTCGAGGTCTCCGACGGCCAGATGGACGGCCGCGTGCCGTCAGCCGGCAGCTACAGCCTCTACGTCGGCCTCCTGGACATCGCCGACATCCAGACCGTGCCGGCCGGCGAGGACACGTCCTCGCTCAAGGGGCTGGCCGCGAACATCCAGGGTGTCGTCACGGTCGCCCCTGGCGAGTTCAGCGACTACAACTGGTACGTTCAGGACGCCTCGGGTGCCTGGAATGGCATCCTCGTCTACGACCGTACCGGCTCGCTCAGCTTCGAGCGTGGCGATGAGGTGCTGCTGTCCGGGCAGGTGGACGAGTACTTCGGCGAGACCGAGTTCGCGCTCCACTTCCCCGAGGCGGCCGAGCTGGTGACATCCCGCGCGACGATCCCCGATCCCACCTCGATCGCGACGGGTCTGCTCCAGAACGTTGTCTCCGGCGAGCAGTATGAGGGCGTGCTCGTGTACGCTGAGGACTGCACCGTCGAGGACGACGACCTCGGCTACGGCGAGTGGGCGATCACGAACGGCGCTCCCGCCGACACCTGCCGCGTCGACGATCTTGGGAGCTACGACTACGTCCCGACGATCGGTGACAACGTCTACGTGATCGGCGTTGTGCAGTACAGCTACGGCGATTACAAGATCCAGCCGAGGGACAACGCGGACATCGCGGCCAATCCGGCCGGGATCGACGACGGTCTCTCCGCCGCGAGGTTCGATCTCTCGCAGAACGCTCCGAACCCGTTCAACCCGATCACAGAGATCGCGTTCAGCGTCCCGCGCGAGACGGACGTTGAGCTCGCGATCTACGACGTCACGGGCCGCAGGGTCGCGACGCTCGTGGACGGCACCCTCGAGGGCGGCGTCCACCGCGCGGTCTGGAACGGCCGTGGCGACACGGGTGAGCAGGTTGCGAGCGGCGTCTACTTCTATCGCCTGACCGCCGGCGGCGAGATGGTCAGCCGGAAGATGGTGCTTCTGAAGTAG
- a CDS encoding multifunctional 2',3'-cyclic-nucleotide 2'-phosphodiesterase/5'-nucleotidase/3'-nucleotidase has protein sequence MRNRMTRQALWVAVAAAVLLAAAPAGAADEDGLVRLSVIFTNDIHGGIDPTGATFMNPEFPPPLGGAASAKAYIDRVREQAREEGGYVLIIDQGDIFQGTPVGNYRNGESVIEYFNHVPIDLWTIGNHDFDEGIENLWHLVEMSEMPVLSANLRWEDGTEIDLIEPYVMKDYNGIKVAVIGLTTTDTPQMAFPEHVKGVQFLPAIPTAERYVEEAREKGADIVFISGHMGLPYDPEEGYEEMIQEEEERGETVREPLEEGKWGANAMEIAHAVPGIDVFFGGHIHKGFDKPWEEPSTHTLLFQTYGRGSGVGHVDILIDPETESIAGYDLPSIRGGLITLFEDEHWPDPEMDAMVTAFVEEAEEGMDRVVGYTEVNLTRGGEGETRMGNLVCDAMREETDADFAFTNLGGIRDEIPAGPITPRQVFRVLPFGNSLIVYEISGRLLKQIIEYRVSADHHGVYMSGAEIVYNKTRPDYDRITHFKVGGEQWEPDKIYRVTTSDFLAAGNAGLYMLPGIPDDQTMRTSTTIKDAVIHYIERHTPINVELDGRWQRDDTAEKDPALAEAMEGMEPLKPPDEVETGPYE, from the coding sequence ATGAGGAACCGGATGACACGACAGGCTCTGTGGGTCGCGGTGGCCGCGGCTGTCCTGCTCGCAGCCGCTCCGGCGGGTGCGGCCGACGAGGACGGCCTGGTGCGCCTCTCCGTCATCTTCACGAACGACATCCACGGCGGGATCGACCCCACCGGCGCGACCTTCATGAACCCGGAGTTCCCGCCGCCGCTTGGCGGTGCCGCCTCGGCGAAGGCCTACATCGACAGGGTCCGGGAGCAGGCACGCGAGGAGGGCGGATACGTTCTGATAATCGACCAGGGCGATATCTTCCAGGGCACACCGGTCGGGAACTACAGGAACGGCGAGTCGGTCATCGAGTACTTCAATCACGTTCCGATCGACCTCTGGACAATCGGCAACCACGACTTCGACGAGGGAATCGAGAATCTCTGGCATCTTGTCGAGATGTCGGAGATGCCCGTGCTCTCGGCCAATCTGCGGTGGGAGGACGGTACGGAGATCGACCTCATCGAACCCTACGTCATGAAGGATTACAACGGGATCAAGGTCGCGGTCATCGGTCTCACCACCACCGACACGCCGCAGATGGCGTTCCCCGAGCACGTCAAGGGCGTGCAGTTCCTGCCGGCCATCCCGACGGCCGAGCGGTATGTCGAGGAGGCGCGCGAGAAGGGCGCCGACATCGTCTTCATCTCCGGACATATGGGGCTGCCGTATGATCCGGAAGAGGGATACGAGGAGATGATCCAGGAGGAGGAGGAGCGCGGCGAGACGGTCCGCGAGCCTCTCGAAGAGGGGAAGTGGGGCGCGAACGCGATGGAGATCGCGCACGCCGTCCCAGGCATCGACGTGTTCTTCGGCGGCCACATCCACAAGGGCTTCGACAAGCCGTGGGAGGAACCGTCGACCCACACGCTGCTCTTCCAGACGTACGGGCGCGGCTCCGGCGTCGGGCACGTCGACATCCTCATCGATCCCGAGACCGAGTCGATCGCCGGCTACGATCTGCCCTCGATCCGCGGCGGCCTGATCACGCTCTTCGAGGATGAGCACTGGCCGGATCCTGAGATGGACGCCATGGTGACGGCCTTCGTCGAGGAGGCCGAGGAGGGCATGGACCGGGTGGTCGGCTACACCGAGGTCAACCTGACGCGCGGCGGCGAGGGCGAGACACGGATGGGAAACCTCGTCTGCGACGCCATGCGCGAGGAGACCGACGCCGACTTCGCATTCACGAACCTGGGCGGCATCCGCGACGAGATCCCGGCGGGGCCGATCACTCCGCGGCAGGTCTTCCGCGTGCTCCCGTTCGGCAACAGCCTCATTGTCTACGAGATCAGCGGGAGGCTCCTGAAGCAGATCATCGAGTACCGCGTCAGCGCCGACCATCACGGCGTCTACATGTCGGGCGCCGAGATCGTCTACAACAAGACGCGGCCCGACTACGACCGCATCACGCACTTCAAGGTCGGCGGCGAGCAGTGGGAGCCGGACAAGATCTACCGTGTCACGACGAGCGACTTCCTGGCCGCCGGGAACGCGGGGCTCTACATGCTTCCGGGGATTCCCGACGATCAGACCATGCGCACCTCGACGACCATCAAGGACGCGGTCATTCACTACATTGAGAGGCACACGCCGATCAACGTCGAGCTTGACGGCCGCTGGCAGCGGGACGACACCGCCGAGAAGGACCCCGCGCTGGCCGAGGCCATGGAGGGAATGGAGCCTCTGAAGCCGCCGGATGAGGTCGAGACGGGACCCTACGAGTAG